Sequence from the Actinocatenispora sera genome:
CGGCGCGTACCTGCGGGGCGAGACGCCGCCCGCGCTGGCCAACCCGGACGCCCTCGCGGTGCGCTGACGCCTCGCGGTGCGCCCACGCCTCGCAGCGCGCTGACGCCGGCGCTGCGCCTGTGCCGGCACCGCCGCCTGCTTCGAGCGTGCGCCGACGCCTCGGCGGCCGGTACGCGGGTGGCCCGCCCGGGGCGTGTCGAAAAATCCCGCGCGGGGTCTCCGACACGCCCCGGTCTGTCGTGGCGTGCCCAGCCGCAGCCGGCACGCGGGACTTGCGAAACAGACCCTAGTCCGCGGTGGCGGGGCTCGCGGAGCCGGCGGTCGAGGACGGGGTCGGGTTCGGCGCGAGCACGGTGTAGAGCTGCTGCGGCGCCTCCCGGACCTGCGCCGCGGGCGGCGCCTCCACCCATACCGGCGTGCCGAAGTCGCGGTACCGGGTGGTCACCGTGGACTGCGCCGAGCTGTCCGTCCGCAGCACGCTGATCGCCAACCTGGTGAGCCGGCCGGACCGGTCCACGGACGCCTCGAACGTGACCCGGCTCGGCGACGGCCCGAGCAGCATGGTCAACTGCTGGGCGGTACGGTCGCCGGCCGCCCGGGCGCGCAGCGTGGCCAGGTCGATGCGGCCCTGGTAGTGGCCGGGCGAGGTCTCCGCGGCCGACTCGATCGTCTCCAGGTAGCGGGTGCTCAGCGTCGGGTCGATCGCCTGCGCCAGCACGTTGCCGGGGGCGAGCCGGGCGGTGCGGATCCGCAGCCAGACGTCCGGGTCCTTGTCCACACCCTTGACGTACAGGTCGGTACCGACCAGCACGGCGTCCATCGCGCCGATCCCGAACGAGCCGTCGAGCTGGCCCAGCTTCCGCTTCGGCTGGTACGAACCGCTGACCCGGGCGATGCCGGTCCCGCCGTCGAACGCGAAGCTGGTCGCCTCGAGCTTGCGTACCGCCCGGGTCAGCTCGGCGGTGGCGTGCCGGGTCTGGGCCGGGCCGGCGCTCGGCGTGGCCGACGTGGCGCCGACGGTGTCCCGGGGCTCGCCCTGCGGCGTACCCGAGTCGCGGCATCCGGCGAGCAGCAGGCCGGCGGCGCAGACGGCGACCGCCGCGATCATCCGTCGCATCGCCGGTCTCCTCCTGCCCGAGTCTGCTCGTCTGCCCGGTCCGATACCGGACCAACTGGCCATCCCGTCAGCATAGGTCCCGACCTGCGGGTACCGACAGTCTCGACCTGCCGACTGGGAGGCATCGCGGGCGCGCGCCGCGCGGTCCGGCGCCGAAGACACCGGTGCCCGGGCGGTCGTGGACCGCCCGGGCACCGGGATGGATCTCGCGAACCTACTTCGACGCGACCACGTCGAGGTTGACGGTCGCGACGACCTCCGGGTGCAGCCGCACCGGGATCTGGTAGCTGCCGACCGTCTTGATCGGCGAACCGACCTGGAGCCGGCGCCGGTCGAGCGCCGGGCCACCGGCCGCCTGCACGGCGGAGACGACCTCCGCCGGGGTGACCGAACCGAACAGCCGACCGCCGTCGCCGGCGCGCTCGGTCAGCGTGACCTTCAGCGTGTCGAGCTGGGCCTTGACCTCCTGCGCCTGGTCGACGTTGCGGATCTCGCGGATCGAGCGGGCCCGCTTGATCTGCGACACCTGCTTCTCCGCGCCCCGGCTCCAGCTGATCGCGAAGCCCTGCGGGAGCAGGTAGTTGCGGCCGTAGCCGTTCTTCACCTCGACGATGTCGCCGGGCTCACCGAGGTTGGAAACCTCCTGAGTGAGGATGATCTTCATGTCGGTCCCCCTCAGCGGTTCTGCGCGGTGTACGGCAGGAGGGCCATCTCGCGGGCGTTCTTGATGGCGCGCGCGATCTGCCGCTGCTGCTGCGAGTTGACACCGGTGACCCGGCGGGCCCGGATCTTGCCGCGGT
This genomic interval carries:
- the rplI gene encoding 50S ribosomal protein L9 yields the protein MKIILTQEVSNLGEPGDIVEVKNGYGRNYLLPQGFAISWSRGAEKQVSQIKRARSIREIRNVDQAQEVKAQLDTLKVTLTERAGDGGRLFGSVTPAEVVSAVQAAGGPALDRRRLQVGSPIKTVGSYQIPVRLHPEVVATVNLDVVASK
- the rpsR gene encoding 30S ribosomal protein S18, giving the protein MAKPPSLRKPKKKVNPLDKEKIIYVDYKDTALLRKFISDRGKIRARRVTGVNSQQQRQIARAIKNAREMALLPYTAQNR